A section of the Candidatus Omnitrophota bacterium genome encodes:
- the pyrE gene encoding orotate phosphoribosyltransferase, with the protein MKMVYFKLIMSQIEDLNTYRKKLFTLIAKDAYHKQAIILSSGKKSPYYIDARVVTLSPEGAYYVSCLILSMLKDMPGIKAIGGPTIGADPIVGAIAAVSFQEETPLKTFIIRKSKKAYGKRRQIEGPDIESGSSVVIVDDVATTGSSLVESVKILQDSSLIVKAAIVIVDREEGAGENLAQFNVPLKSLFKGNDFLNLHA; encoded by the coding sequence ATGAAAATGGTTTATTTTAAATTAATTATGTCCCAAATAGAAGATTTAAATACATATCGAAAGAAGCTTTTTACTCTTATAGCGAAAGATGCTTACCATAAGCAGGCAATTATTTTATCCAGCGGTAAGAAAAGCCCCTATTATATTGATGCTAGGGTAGTTACGTTAAGTCCTGAAGGCGCCTATTATGTTTCTTGTCTTATTCTTTCTATGCTTAAGGATATGCCTGGCATAAAGGCTATTGGCGGTCCGACAATTGGCGCTGATCCTATTGTAGGAGCAATTGCAGCAGTAAGTTTTCAAGAAGAGACACCTCTCAAGACCTTTATTATTCGTAAATCTAAAAAGGCCTATGGTAAGCGCAGGCAGATCGAAGGTCCAGATATCGAATCCGGAAGTTCTGTAGTTATTGTGGATGATGTTGCTACAACCGGTTCATCATTAGTAGAGTCAGTAAAGATTTTGCAAGATTCTTCGCTTATCGTTAAAGCAGCAATTGTAATTGTAGATAGAGAAGAAGGGGCAGGAGAAAATCTTGCGCAGTTTAATGTCCCTTTGAAGTCGCTTTTTAAAGGAAACGATTTTTTAAACCTCCA